CCGTGAAGGCGGGGCCGTCGGCGCCGCGGGGCGTGGCCTCGAACAGGGCCTGGCCGGACAGCAGGCGCACCTCACGCTTGCCCGGGCCGAAGTCCACGGCGATGGCCGAATGCGCGTCCAGGATGGCGCGCGAGCCGTCGGGCAGGGCCACGCGCAGCGGCTGCGTGCCGCTGGCGTAGTCGGCGTCCGGCTGGAAGTCGCGCAGGGAATAAGCGGCCATGCCCGCGGCCGTGACGAGCGCCAGGGCCAATGCCGCGCGGCGTTTGCGCGGCGGGCGGATGGCCAGCTTGCCGCGGTCGATCTCGCCCATGCGGCGCCACACCCGCGCCAGCCGGTCAAAGGCGGCGGCATGGCGGGGATCGGCTTGGTACCAGGCGTCGAATTCCGCCTGCGCCTGCGCGTCCAGCGGCTGGCCGCTGTGGCGGATGACCCAGCGCGAGGCCTGTTCGTCGGCGGCCGTGGCGTTGCCGTGGGCGGCGGCTTTGTTCACGCGCTCAGGGCCTGGTCGCAGGCCAGCAGGATGCGCATCATGTGCTTTTCGACCGCGCTGACCGAGATGGCGAAACGTTCGGCGATGGCGCGGTAGGTCAGGCCTTCGTGGCGATGCAGGACGAACACGTCCAGGCTGCGGCGCGGCTGGCGCAGCAGGGCCGATTCGAGCCGGCGCAGCAGTTGGTTGGCCGAGGCGACTTCGAGCGTGTCGGCTTCGAACGCCGGCGGCTGCGCGGCGGCGTAGTCGGCCACCGCGACCATTTCACGGCCGCGCCGCCGATGCCAGTCGGTGGCGATGTTGGCGGCCACCCGGAAGACATAGGCGCGGTCGTTGTCCGGAAGGGTTCTGTCCTTGAACTCGGCCAGCTTGATCCACGTGTCCTGGGCGCAATCCTGGGCCACGTCGCGCGAGCCGGTGCGCATGGCCAGGAAGCCCAGCACTTCGCGGTAGTGCCGGATAAATACATCGGTAAGCGAAGACATGTCGCTGACGGCGGGCGCCAGATAGAGTCAGATTCACTTCATATTATAAATGATAATTATTATTGTTATTGCATGTTTCCCTGGGAAGGGAAGGGGCGGACGGCGCGCGCCGTCCGCTTGTCGATCAGGCTTCGCCCTGTTCGATTTCTTCCAGCGAGCCCTGCAGTTCGAGCCACTGTTCTTCCAGCGTTTCCAGGCGCTTGCCGTGTTCGCCGTGTTCGGCCATGACCTTCTGGCGCTCGGCGCGGCGCGCATCGGAATACAGGTCCGGGTCGGCGATGACGCCGTCCAGCGCCTGCAGCTTGACGCGCAGCTTCTCCATCTCGGTCTCGACCTTGGCCAGCTTGGCTTCCAGCGGCTTGCGCAACGCCGACAGGCGCTGGCGCTGCTCGGCCTCGGCGCGGCGTTGCGCCTTGCGGTCGACCACGGCCTCGCCGTTCTCGGCGTTTTCGCGCGCCGCTTCGGCGCGTTCGCCGGCGTTGCGGGCGGCCAGCCAGTCGCGGTAGTCCTCCAGGTCGCCGTCGAATTCGCGCACGGCGCCGTCGGCCACGATCCAGAAGCTGTCCACGGTGGTGCGCAGCAGGTGGCGATCGTGCGACACCAGCAGCATGCTGCCGCCGAATTCGGCCAGCGCGGCGGCCAGGGCCTCGCGCGTCTCGACGTCCAGGTGGTTGCTGGGTTCGTCCAGCAGCAGCAGGTTGGGCTTCTGCCAGACGATCAGCGACAGGGCCAGGCGAGCCTTTTCGCCGCCCGACATCGGGCCGACCTTGCTGTTGACCGTATCACCCGAGAAGCCGAAGCCGCCCAGGTAATTGCGCAGCTCCTGCTCGCGCGTTTCCGGCGACAGCCGCGCCAGGTGCGCCAGCGGCGTGCTGTCCACGTCCAGCATGTCGAGCTGGTGCTGGTGGAAGTAGCCGATCGCCAGCCCGCGCGAGGCGCGGCGTTCGCCCGCCTGCACCGGCAGTTCTTCGGCCAGCGTCTTGATCAGCGTACTCTTGCCGGCGCCGTTGGCGCCCAGCACGCCGACACGGCTGCCGGCGCGCACCATCAGCGTCACGTCGCGCAGGATCGGCACGTCGTTGCCGGCCGCGTCGGTGTAGCCGGCCGACAGGTGTTCCAGCGTCAGCAGCGGGTCCGGCACCTGCTCGGGCGAGGGGATGCGGATGTCGATGCCGGCCTCGGCCTGCAGCGGCGCCAGCACCTGCATGCGCGCCAGGGCCTTGACCCGGCTCTGGGCCTGCTTGGCCTTGGAGGCCTTGGCCTTGAAGCGGTCGATGAAGCCCTGCAGGCGCGCCGTTTCACGGGTCTGGCGTTCGTAGGCGATATTGGTCTGGCGCAGGCGCTCGGCGCGCTGCGTCAGGAAGTCGCCGTAGCCGCCGCGGTAGCGCACCAGCTTGGCGTGGTCGAAATGCAGGATGGACTTGGCCACCGCGTCCAGGAACTCGGTGTCGTGGGAGATCAGCATGACGGTGCCGGGATAGGCGGCCAGCCATTTCTCCAGCCACAGCATGGCGTCCAGGTCCAGGTGGTTGGTGGGCTCGTCCAGCAGCAGCAGTTCGGACGGCGCCATCAGCGCGCGCGCCAGCGCCAGGCGCATGCGCCAGCCGCCGGAGAAGCTCGCCACCGGCTGCGTCCATTCGGCCGGCTTGAAGCCCAGGCCGGCCAGCAGCTGTTCGGCGCGCGAGGCCGCGCTCCAGGCGCCGGCCTCGACCAGGGCCGCTTCGACCTCGGCGATCTGCGTGCCCTGGTCGTCGGTCAGCTCGGCGCGGCGCGCCTGCAGCGCGCGCAGCGGCGTGTCGCCGTCGATGACGAATTCACGCGCGGGGCGGTCGTCGGCATGCAGTTCCTGTTCGACGCTGGCGATGCGCCAGCCGGCCGGCAGCGCCAGGTTGCCGGCGTCCAGGTCCAGCGCGCCGGTCAGCAGCGCGAACAGCGACGATTTGCCGGCGCCGTTCTTGCCGACGATGCCGACGCGCTCGCCCGGGTGCACCACGAATTCGGCGTCGTCCAGCAGCACCTTGGTGCCACGGCGCAGGGTCAATCCAGAGGCGCGGATCACGTCGTCAACTGCTCGCGGGTCAGCAACAGCAGCTGGTCGGAGGCTTCTTCCGTATCCAGCCACACCGGCGACAGTTCAGGGAAGGCGGCTTCGAAGAAATCGCGCTCGTGGCCGATCTCCAGCACCAGCACGCCGTTCTCCGACAGGTAGCGCGGTGCCGCCTGCAGGATGCGGCGCACCAGGTCCATGCCGTCGGCGCCGCCGGCCAGGGCCAGGTGCGGCTCGTGGCGGTATTCCTGCGGCAGCACGTCCATCGAACCGCTGTTGACGTAGGGCGGGTTGCAGACGATCACGTCGTACTGGCGTTCGGGCAGGCTGTCGAACAGATCGCTCTGGTGCAGCGCCAGCCGGTCGCCCAGGCCGTAGTCGTCGACGTTGCGGCGGGCGACCTCGAGCGCGTCGGGCGACACGTCGACGGCGTCCACCTGGGCATAGGGGAAGGCCAGGGCCGACAGGATCGCCAGGCAGCCCGAGCCGGTGCACATGTCCAGCACGCTGTCGACGGCCTGCGCGTCCTGTACCCAGGGCGACAGGCCTTCGTCCAGCAGCTCCGCGATGGGCGAGCGCGGCACGATGACGCGCGCGTCCACGTAGAAGCGATGCCCGCGCAGCCAGGCCTCATTGGTGAGATAGGCGGCCGGCACGCGCTCGGTGACGCGGCGGTCGATCAGCTCCAGCACGCGGTTGCGTTCCTCGCTGAGCACGCGGGCGTCCAGGAAGGGCTCCAGCGTGTCCAGCGGCAGGTGCAGCGCGTGCAGGACCAGATAGACCGTCTCGTCCCAGGCGTTGTCGCTGCCGTGTCCCAGCGCCACCTGGGCGGCGTTCAGGCGCGATACGCCATAGCGGATCAGGTCGCGCAGGGTCAGCAGTTCTTGGCGGGCGGATTGATACATGGGAGGCTTTTTACTTGGCGGGCAGGAGGTTTTCCAGCGTGCGCCGATAGATGTTTTTCAACGGGTCCAGCGAGGCCAGCTCGATACGCTCGTTGACCTTGTGGATCGTGGCGTTGCAAGGGCCGAACTCGATGACTTGCGGGCAGATCTTGGCGATGAAGCGGCCATCGGACGTGCCGCCGGTGGTCGACAGCTCGGCCGTCACGCCGGTCTCGGCGTGGATGGCCTTGACCAGCGCATCGGTCAGCGAACCGCGCGGGGTCAGGAAGGGCTCGCCGCCCAGGTCCCAGTCCAGCGTGTATTCCAGCCCATGGCGGTCCAGCACTTCGTGCACCCGCGCCTGCAGGCCTTCCGGCGTGCTGGCGGTGGAGAAGCGGAAGTTGAACAGCGCCACGGCGTCGCCCGGCACCACGTTGGTGGCGCCGGTGCCCGAGTTCAGGTTCGAGACCTGGAACGTGGTGGGCGGGAAGTACTCGTTGCCCTGGTCCCATTCGATCGCGACGATCTCGGCCAGCGCCGGCGCCAACTGGTGCACCGGGTTGCGCGCCAGGTGCGGGTAGGCCACGTGGCCCTGGATGCCCTTGACCGTCAACGTGCCCGACAGCGAGCCGCGGCGACCGTTCTTGCAGGTGTCGCCGAGCACGTCGCCCGAGGTGGGTTCGCCGACGATGCAGTAGTCCATCTGCTCGCCACGCGCCTTGAGCGCGTCACAGACGATGGCGGTGCCGTCGATCGACGGACCTTCTTCGTCGGACGTGATCAGCAGGGCGATCGAGCCGCCGTGCTGCGGATTGGCCGCCACGAATTCCTCGGCCGCCACCACGAAGGCGGCGATCGAGCTCTTCATGTCGGCGGCGCCGCGGCCGTACAGGTAGCCGTCGCGCTCGGTGGGCACGAACGGATCGCTTTCCCACTTCTCGCGCGGACCCGGCGGCACCACGTCGGTGTGGCCGGCGAAGACCGTCAGCGGCGCCGTATTGCCACGGCGCGCCCACAGGTTGGTGACACCGCCCTGGGCGATGGTTTCGCAGGTGAAGCCGATGCGCGCCAGGCGCGCGGCCAGCGTCGCCTGGCAATCGGCGTCCGCCGGGGTCACCGACGGACGGGCGATCAGGTCCTTGACCAGATCCAGAACAACCGAAGCCGCCATTACGCCCTCAGCAGATCGTTGATGCTGGTCTTGGCGCGGGTCTGCGCGTCGACACGCTTGACGATGACGGCGCAGGCCAGGCTGTGCGAGCCGTCGGCCGAGGGCAGCGAGCCCGGCACCACCACCGAACCCGACGGCACGCGGCCGTAGGTGACCTTGCCCGTGGCGCGGTCATAGATCTTGGTGCTTTGCGACAGGTACACGCCCATGGCCAGCACCGAGTTCTCTTCGACGATCACGCCTTCGACGACTTCCGAGCGGGCGCCGATGAAGCAGTTGTCTTCGATGATGGTGGGGTTGGCCTGCAGCGGCTCGAGCACGCCGCCGATGCCGACGCCGCCGGACAGGTGGACGTTCTTGCCGATCTGGGCGCACGAGCCGACGGTGGCCCAGGTGTCGACCATGGTGCCTTCATCGACGTAGGCGCCGATGTTGACGTACGAGGGCATCAGCACCACGTTGCGGCCGATGAAGGCGCCGCGGCGGGCGACGGCGGGCGGCACCACGCGGTAGCCGCCTTGCTTGAAGGCGTTGTCGCCGTATTCCGAGAACTTGAGCGGCACCTTGTCGTAGAACTGCAGCGGGGCCTGGCCCATGATGGCGTTGTCGTACAGGCGGAACGACAGCAGCACGGCCTTCTTGATCCACTGGTGCACGACCCAGTCGTCGTTGATTTTCTCGGCCACGCGCAGGCGGCCCAGGTCCAGCCCGTCGATGGTGTGTTCGACGGCTTCGCGCACTTCGGCGCTGGCGTCGGAGGGCGACAGGTTGGCCCGGTCGTCCCAGGCTTTTTCGATGGTGGTCTGCAGGTCGAGAGTCATAGCGGCTCAGCTTTTGAAAGAAGGTTGGTCAAACAGAAGTATGTACGAAATGGGCGATGCGTTCGGCCGCCTGCACGCAGTCGGCCAAAGGCGCCACCAGGGCCAGGCGGACGCGCCCCTGCCCAGGATTCACACCGTGCGCCTCGCGCGCCAGGAAACTGCCCGGCAGCACGGTAACACCGGTACGGCCATAAAGGTCGCGCGCAAACGCGGTATCCGAACCCGGGGTGGCCGCCCACAGGTAGAACGAGGCCTGGGGACGCTGGACGTCCAGCACGTTCTGCAGGATCGGCAGCACGGCCTCGAATTTCTCGCGGTACAGGCGGCGGTTGTCCTTGACGTGGACTTCGTCGGTCCAGGCGGCGATGCTGGCCGCCGACACCAGCGGGCTCATGGCGCTGCCATGATACGTGCGATAGCGCAGGAAGCGGCCGATCAGCGCGGCGTCGCCCGCCACGAAACCCGAGCGCAGGCCCGGCACGTTGGAACGCTTGGACAGGCTGGAGAACGCCACCAGGTTGCGGTAGTCGTCGCGACCCAGGCGGCGCGCCGCCTGCAGGCCGCCCAGCGGCGGATTGCCTTCGTCCAGGTAGATCTCGGAATAGCACTCGTCGGAGGCGATCACGAACCCATGGCGGTCGGACAGGGCGAACAGGTCTTCCCATTCGTCCAGCGTCATGACATTGCCGGCCGGGTTGCCGGGCGAGCAGACGAACACCATGCGGGTCTTTTTCCAGACCTCGTCCGGCACCTGGTTCCAGTCGCAGGCGAAATTGCGCAGCGCGTCGGCGTTGACGTAATAGGGCGTGGCGCCGGCCAGCAGCGTGGCGCCCTCGTAGATCTGGTAGAACGGGTTGGGGCAGATCACCACGGACCCGGCCGCCGGATCGATCACCGTCTGGGTGAAGGCGAACAGCGCCTCGCGCGAGCCCAGCGCCGGCAGCACCTGGGTCTCGGCGTCCGGCGCCGGGATGCTGTAGCGCGACGCCAGCCAGCTGGCGATGGCCTGGCGCAGGGCGGGATCGCCCTTGGTCGACGGGTACACCGACAGCCCCTCCATGTGGTCGCGGATGGCCTGCGCGATGCGCTCCGGCGCGGCGTGTTTGGGCTCGCCGATCGACAGGTTGATGGGCGTCAGGCCGTCCGGCTGCGTGCTGGCCGAGGCCAGCAGGGCGCGCAGTTTTTCGAACGGGTAGGGGTGCAGGGCATCGAGGCGCGGATTCATGACGCAAGATTTTAACAAGCAAGCTACAATAGCGGGCTTGACCTTTGCGAAGGTGGCGAAATTGGTAGACGCACCAGGTTTAGGTCCTGACGCCGTAACAGGTGTAGGGGTTCGAGTCCCCTCCTTCGCACCAGCTTTATCCAGCAAAAACAATGACTTAGGGTTTTACCCTGTCATTGTTTTTGGCTGTTTTGGGGCTGTTTTGGCTCCAGATTGACAACTTAATGCCAGCTTTTCCCCGAAGAGGCCGACGGCCTTTCCTCCGGCATCAGGATCCGCAGCTGGCATCCATTTCCCGTACACGCGAATGATCATGGCCCAGTCCTTGTGGCCCATTTGGCGCGCGACCCACATCGGATGTTCCCCGGCTGAAAGCATCATGCTCGCGTAGGTGTGGCGCATCTGATACGGACGCCGATACCGAACGCCAGCCCGCTTTAGCGCCGTCGCCCAGACCTTCTGTACGGCCTGGCTGCTCGACCACCGTTCCCCCGTCCCGGGATTCCGGAAAACTTCCCCGTGCGGCTCCGCGCCAACCCAGGTATACGCTTTTTGGTCGTTGATCGCTTGGAGGGCTGGCCCCAGGATTTTCACGTCGCGCCGACTGGCTTTCGTCTTCGGCAGCTCGGCGACCCCCTTGGCGGCCCGCGTGATTGCCTTGCGCACCAGAATCACCCCTCGGCCAAAGTCGATGTCTGACCAGTTCAACGCGATTTGCTCGCTCGGGCGAAGCCCGCTCCAGAGAGTCACGATTGCGTAGTTGCGGGTTTGTGCGGGCAGCTTCGCCAGGATCGCTGCCTGCTCTTCTGGGGTGAAGGGATCCGGATCGTCGCTTTCCCCGTCGTCATCGTCCACGGGCTGTTCCTGCCGGCTGTAGTGGCGGCCACGCATGCAGTTCTCGTCCAGCAATTCGTCCTCGACTGCGTCGCCAAGCGCGGAGCGCAAGCAGCTTTGAATGTTGGACAGGCGCTTGTTGCTCAGCGGCTTGGTTGACGAAATGCTTGCGAGCCAAGACTTGATAGCGGGCCACTTGAGCTCCGTGAGCATCGCTGTGCCGAATTGCGGGATGAGCAGCCCGGCGACAATGCTCTGATAGCTCTGGAACGTACTGGCTTTCAGCGTCGGTTTCCGCGCGTCCAGCCATCCATCAAGATACTTTTCAACTGAAAGGATCTGTCCCGGCGTCTCCGCAAAGGTTCCGGCGCGCGCGCTGTCGGGAAAGGTGGCAGCGTAATCGAATACGCCTGTCGAAATCGCGTGCAGGATCGCCGCCCTGTGTTGCTCGGCCCGCTTCAGGTTAGCGGGCGTGGGCTTGAGAGGAATCCGCTCACGGCAGCGGCGACCCTTGTACTGGAACGTGATTTCGATGCTGCTTTCCGAGGCGGCTTTAACACCCCTCCCGTCTCTACCCATTTTTCGTAACCCTCCATATCTATAAGAACGCGGTCATCCGGCGCCCGGATCCACTCCTTGCCTTCCCGCCAGATGTCGTCTCGGATCTTCGAGCGAATCGCGTCCTCTGTATAGCCGGTGCTGGCCGAGGCTCGGGAAATAGTCACGAATCTGGCCATATGCGACCTCCCTTGTTTGCATGCTGCTTGCGCGCGCACTCGATGCAGATGCGGCCACCGGCGTCCAGCTGTTGGGGGAAGCACCAGCGCTGGCAGCGCGGGCACTCCTGTTGTCGCAGGCCGGCGCGCTTCTGGACCCAGAACCACTCTTCGCGCGCGCTGTAGCCGGTCGGCGGCAGGTCCCCCGGCTTGTAGTTGCCGGAGACGGTCAGGATGGCGGGCGTGCCGCCGAAGTTCACACGGATATCAGGCATGGCCACCCCCACTCACAGTGCGGGTCGCTGCACGCTGGATTCTGGCGAACAACTCCATGGTCTTGCGCAGGTCGTACTGGCGCACCTGGACAAACCCGCCAGGTACTCGCGCGTGATTGAAGATCACCGCCTCTTTGACCCGCCGGACGTATCCTTCCTCTTCCTCGCTTACAACGACACCCTCGCCGACTTGTTCGCGCAGCTGGGAGCGGAGTTTTGAGGCATAGAGGGCCCAGGCTTCCGCAGTGGCTGCCTGGCGCGTCGACACCCAGCTGCCGCGCTCCTGGGGGCCCTCCGCGCGATAGGTGCCCCAGCGTGCGCTGTGGGCGATGATCCAGCCGGGCGGAAGGAAGGGGTAGGGTGCATCGTCGGCCGGATTGCGGGGGCGCGCCGTGCGATCGTTGGCGATGCTAGACATTCTTTTCTCCTCCATTGGCGCGCTGCAGGCGGTCGGCGAGGACCGCGGCGCGGGCATATGCGCGCGAGTCGGTCTCCGTGTCTCGAAGTTCCGCCGGCAGCGGCGGCAGCACCACCAAGATATCCGTCACCAGGGGGGCGCCATCATTGGCCGTCTGGAACTGCTTGAGCGCGCGGATACGGCCGCTCGCCTCGCGTGACAGGGTGTCCCACAAGCTGCCTGGTATCCATCCTCGCCCCGCGCGCGCGTGGTTTTCCACTGCAGCTGCCGCCAGCTCCAAGGCAGCGTTGCGCCCGGCGTCAAACCCATCGCTCCGGCCGCGGGCGTACTCGGCAGCCAGGACGCTGGCCTGGGGCGCGGCATGACGGAACAGCGGCTCCGGTTCTTCGCCTGGTGCGCAGTAGCCGCGCGCCTCGACCAGATCGAAGAACAGCATGCAGGGCGAACCTTCCTCGTCCAGCGTCAGGTAGGCTGCGGCCTGAGTCTGCCCGACTCCATGCGCACCAGCCTGGGGCGCGGCAACGAGAGGCACCCACGCGCCGGAACGCTTGCGCGCTTCTTCGATGCGGTCGTTGTGGATCGGCCCTTCGTACCAGCCGTCGGAACGCGGTCGATACCAGAACAGCGCCTCCCCGGCTACAGGGGCGCTTGCCAGGGCGCGCAGTTTGTCGATGTACGGGCTATGGAAGCACCCGAATTGGTGTCCGCACTCCGGGCAGATTTCTTTCATCCCGGCTGGCGTCAGGTCGTTCGCCGCAGGGGCGCTTGCCAGGGCGGCGCGCAAATGTCGAATCTCTTCTGCCGCTTGCTCACACGCGTTGGCATCTAAGGCGTCCCATGTGTGCTTTCCTGCCGTGTAGTTCCTGGCCATGGCGCGAAGTACTGGCCAGCGCGTACCACCGGGCGGCTCATCGACTACAGGGGCGCGCAGCTTGGACAGCAGGGCGTCGAGCCGGTCGGTCAGTTCGCCTTCTTCGTCGACCACACGGCCGGCCTGGCGCAGTTGCTGCACTACATATTCGAGGTATTGCACGACCGCCTGAGCGGCATTGTTCTGGATCTGAAAGGTCATTTCTGTTGGTCTCCGGACAGCGCGTGACGTGTGCAATAGGTGTCCCAGGCCTTGAGATAGGGATGATCGCGGCCGTTCTTCCAGGCGTTCTCCAGGATCAGCGACAGGCTGATTTCGCCCTCAGGGGCGAGCAGGCGTTCCTTGC
The window above is part of the Achromobacter deleyi genome. Proteins encoded here:
- a CDS encoding ABC-F family ATP-binding cassette domain-containing protein, encoding MIRASGLTLRRGTKVLLDDAEFVVHPGERVGIVGKNGAGKSSLFALLTGALDLDAGNLALPAGWRIASVEQELHADDRPAREFVIDGDTPLRALQARRAELTDDQGTQIAEVEAALVEAGAWSAASRAEQLLAGLGFKPAEWTQPVASFSGGWRMRLALARALMAPSELLLLDEPTNHLDLDAMLWLEKWLAAYPGTVMLISHDTEFLDAVAKSILHFDHAKLVRYRGGYGDFLTQRAERLRQTNIAYERQTRETARLQGFIDRFKAKASKAKQAQSRVKALARMQVLAPLQAEAGIDIRIPSPEQVPDPLLTLEHLSAGYTDAAGNDVPILRDVTLMVRAGSRVGVLGANGAGKSTLIKTLAEELPVQAGERRASRGLAIGYFHQHQLDMLDVDSTPLAHLARLSPETREQELRNYLGGFGFSGDTVNSKVGPMSGGEKARLALSLIVWQKPNLLLLDEPSNHLDVETREALAAALAEFGGSMLLVSHDRHLLRTTVDSFWIVADGAVREFDGDLEDYRDWLAARNAGERAEAARENAENGEAVVDRKAQRRAEAEQRQRLSALRKPLEAKLAKVETEMEKLRVKLQALDGVIADPDLYSDARRAERQKVMAEHGEHGKRLETLEEQWLELQGSLEEIEQGEA
- the dapD gene encoding 2,3,4,5-tetrahydropyridine-2,6-dicarboxylate N-succinyltransferase; translation: MTLDLQTTIEKAWDDRANLSPSDASAEVREAVEHTIDGLDLGRLRVAEKINDDWVVHQWIKKAVLLSFRLYDNAIMGQAPLQFYDKVPLKFSEYGDNAFKQGGYRVVPPAVARRGAFIGRNVVLMPSYVNIGAYVDEGTMVDTWATVGSCAQIGKNVHLSGGVGIGGVLEPLQANPTIIEDNCFIGARSEVVEGVIVEENSVLAMGVYLSQSTKIYDRATGKVTYGRVPSGSVVVPGSLPSADGSHSLACAVIVKRVDAQTRAKTSINDLLRA
- the prmB gene encoding 50S ribosomal protein L3 N(5)-glutamine methyltransferase: MYQSARQELLTLRDLIRYGVSRLNAAQVALGHGSDNAWDETVYLVLHALHLPLDTLEPFLDARVLSEERNRVLELIDRRVTERVPAAYLTNEAWLRGHRFYVDARVIVPRSPIAELLDEGLSPWVQDAQAVDSVLDMCTGSGCLAILSALAFPYAQVDAVDVSPDALEVARRNVDDYGLGDRLALHQSDLFDSLPERQYDVIVCNPPYVNSGSMDVLPQEYRHEPHLALAGGADGMDLVRRILQAAPRYLSENGVLVLEIGHERDFFEAAFPELSPVWLDTEEASDQLLLLTREQLTT
- a CDS encoding RNA polymerase sigma factor; translated protein: MSSLTDVFIRHYREVLGFLAMRTGSRDVAQDCAQDTWIKLAEFKDRTLPDNDRAYVFRVAANIATDWHRRRGREMVAVADYAAAQPPAFEADTLEVASANQLLRRLESALLRQPRRSLDVFVLHRHEGLTYRAIAERFAISVSAVEKHMMRILLACDQALSA
- the dapC gene encoding succinyldiaminopimelate transaminase; translated protein: MNPRLDALHPYPFEKLRALLASASTQPDGLTPINLSIGEPKHAAPERIAQAIRDHMEGLSVYPSTKGDPALRQAIASWLASRYSIPAPDAETQVLPALGSREALFAFTQTVIDPAAGSVVICPNPFYQIYEGATLLAGATPYYVNADALRNFACDWNQVPDEVWKKTRMVFVCSPGNPAGNVMTLDEWEDLFALSDRHGFVIASDECYSEIYLDEGNPPLGGLQAARRLGRDDYRNLVAFSSLSKRSNVPGLRSGFVAGDAALIGRFLRYRTYHGSAMSPLVSAASIAAWTDEVHVKDNRRLYREKFEAVLPILQNVLDVQRPQASFYLWAATPGSDTAFARDLYGRTGVTVLPGSFLAREAHGVNPGQGRVRLALVAPLADCVQAAERIAHFVHTSV
- the dapE gene encoding succinyl-diaminopimelate desuccinylase, encoding MAASVVLDLVKDLIARPSVTPADADCQATLAARLARIGFTCETIAQGGVTNLWARRGNTAPLTVFAGHTDVVPPGPREKWESDPFVPTERDGYLYGRGAADMKSSIAAFVVAAEEFVAANPQHGGSIALLITSDEEGPSIDGTAIVCDALKARGEQMDYCIVGEPTSGDVLGDTCKNGRRGSLSGTLTVKGIQGHVAYPHLARNPVHQLAPALAEIVAIEWDQGNEYFPPTTFQVSNLNSGTGATNVVPGDAVALFNFRFSTASTPEGLQARVHEVLDRHGLEYTLDWDLGGEPFLTPRGSLTDALVKAIHAETGVTAELSTTGGTSDGRFIAKICPQVIEFGPCNATIHKVNERIELASLDPLKNIYRRTLENLLPAK
- a CDS encoding FecR family protein yields the protein MNKAAAHGNATAADEQASRWVIRHSGQPLDAQAQAEFDAWYQADPRHAAAFDRLARVWRRMGEIDRGKLAIRPPRKRRAALALALVTAAGMAAYSLRDFQPDADYASGTQPLRVALPDGSRAILDAHSAIAVDFGPGKREVRLLSGQALFEATPRGADGPAFTVVTADASATALGTRYTVARDADATRVTVYQHQVAVQCLACADGQLQTLEPGQRITVSASGMVRDPAPRETAPAWSQGLLAFNDTALPDAAAQLARYTGKHILVLGELARGTRVSGTASIADPKRALDLLLAQTKVGITDLPGLLILR
- a CDS encoding Arm DNA-binding domain-containing protein codes for the protein MGRDGRGVKAASESSIEITFQYKGRRCRERIPLKPTPANLKRAEQHRAAILHAISTGVFDYAATFPDSARAGTFAETPGQILSVEKYLDGWLDARKPTLKASTFQSYQSIVAGLLIPQFGTAMLTELKWPAIKSWLASISSTKPLSNKRLSNIQSCLRSALGDAVEDELLDENCMRGRHYSRQEQPVDDDDGESDDPDPFTPEEQAAILAKLPAQTRNYAIVTLWSGLRPSEQIALNWSDIDFGRGVILVRKAITRAAKGVAELPKTKASRRDVKILGPALQAINDQKAYTWVGAEPHGEVFRNPGTGERWSSSQAVQKVWATALKRAGVRYRRPYQMRHTYASMMLSAGEHPMWVARQMGHKDWAMIIRVYGKWMPAADPDAGGKAVGLFGEKLALSCQSGAKTAPKQPKTMTG